Proteins from a genomic interval of Nostoc sp. TCL240-02:
- a CDS encoding ISKra4 family transposase (programmed frameshift) has protein sequence MTPEQKQALQKHIQAIAKILYEDTSKEKLTNLAAIEEAVRSQMQKHVMPEVGGFFIETITGTTAGYQRRLKSILGELAITSKQAIELEVAPSTQLSPYLETCCLRVSANVSYEDAASDIKYFTGIEVSHSSQQRLVHRQNFELPTPEQTIEELSVDGGNIRVRTPKGQICAWLGYKAISLHHLGILGTSFQNNQIVIDWVNDQPLASPLTCIGDGHDGIWNIIDQLAPDAQRREILDWFHLIENLHKVGGSQKRLKQAQNLLWKGQVEATIALFTDCKGKQVQNFCRYLDKHRNRIINYEYYQAEEICSIGSGSVESAVKQVDRRTKISGAQWKRENVPQVLAHRCAYLNGLLSV, from the exons ATGACCCCAGAACAAAAGCAAGCTCTTCAAAAACATATTCAGGCGATTGCTAAAATATTGTATGAAGATACGTCAAAAGAAAAGCTCACAAATCTTGCAGCAATTGAAGAAGCAGTGCGGAGTCAAATGCAGAAGCATGTTATGCCAGAAGTAGGGG GTTTTTTTATCGAAACGATTACAGGGACAACCGCAGGATACCAACGACGGCTCAAAAGCATTCTTGGAGAGTTAGCAATAACGAGCAAACAAGCCATTGAATTAGAAGTCGCACCAAGTACTCAACTGAGTCCATATCTAGAAACTTGTTGTTTGAGGGTAAGTGCGAATGTCAGCTATGAAGATGCGGCATCAGACATCAAGTATTTTACGGGCATAGAGGTTTCTCACAGCAGTCAACAGAGATTAGTGCATCGCCAGAATTTTGAGTTGCCAACACCAGAACAGACAATTGAAGAATTAAGCGTCGATGGTGGAAACATCCGTGTCCGAACTCCTAAAGGTCAAATATGTGCATGGCTTGGCTATAAAGCAATTAGCTTACATCATCTCGGAATCTTGGGAACTTCATTTCAGAATAATCAGATTGTGATTGATTGGGTTAATGACCAACCACTGGCTAGCCCACTCACTTGTATTGGTGATGGACATGACGGCATTTGGAATATAATTGACCAATTAGCACCTGATGCACAACGTCGAGAAATACTTGATTGGTTCCATTTAATAGAAAACCTCCACAAAGTTGGGGGTTCACAAAAACGCTTGAAACAAGCACAAAATCTACTATGGAAAGGCCAAGTTGAGGCTACTATTGCCTTATTTACAGATTGTAAAGGCAAACAAGTACAAAACTTTTGCCGTTATCTTGATAAGCATCGCAATCGCATTATCAACTACGAATATTATCAAGCTGAAGAAATTTGTTCAATTGGTTCAGGTTCAGTTGAATCTGCCGTTAAACAGGTTGACCGTCGAACAAAAATTTCCGGGGCACAATGGAAACGAGAAAATGTGCCTCAAGTCCTAGCCCATCGCTGTGCTTACCTCAATGGATTATTGTCAGTTTGA
- a CDS encoding TIR domain-containing protein, with translation MAEAFISYSRKDKEFVKRLYEALKQQKRDIWVDWEGIPSTADWRKEIYEGIESTDNFIFIISPNSVVSKVCREEIEHARKHNKRLVPIVWQYTEGVHPELAKINYIFFEESNDFEEALQSLLKALDTDLAHVKQHTRLIMRALEWDQKKRNNSYLLEGSELEEVEQWFTKGAGKEPLITPLQQEYIGESRKAQRVRHRTRFIALTSGLVISTGLAIVAAIGWKEAINQRIEAQKSELRALISASDARFTSNRNTIDALIEGLKAGKKLKELDKVQVNILDAFIEGLKAGKKLKELDKAKADIPIKEQQEVMKVLGQAVYWVRERDRLQGHSNYIQSVSFSPDGEAIATASGDNTVKLWDKQGRLLNTLKGHPDQVLSVSFSPDSQILASASYDGTVKLWKKDGNELKTFKKLNTAIRVVSFSHDGKILASGDEDGIVRLWNVQGQELNMLKGHTGTIYSLSFSHDDQILASASYDRTVKLWNKDGKQLKTLEKQDSTVTSVSFSSDDTLASASLSGTVKLWNPDGKFLSSLKRSEPQSSPIYSVSFSPDGHTLATANNDNSVTLWQRNGQELTTFTGHSGGVNQVTFSPDGRTLASASQDKTVKLWQIDRPWQTILSGHQAGVNRVNFSPDGKEIATASDDGTVKLWNQQGKQIKSLKKISNSKIWDVNFSPDGQIIAAVSSNEGVVRLWNRQGQLLNILLKHSDRIQSVSFSPDSKIIATSSDDKTVKLWNQQGQLLKTLNHNAAVYSVSFSRDGKIIATSSEDKTVKLWNQQGQLLRTLNHNAAVYSVSFSPDSQALASAGADDRVKLWQIDGRAIGSLDGHLAAIWQVTFSPDGQMIATASDDKTVKLWHKDGTLIITLTGHGGEVNGISFSPDGKTLVSGSKDGTAILWNVENLTLDNLMGRGCDWLHDYLANNSQGQSDLCDGVKTQAKY, from the coding sequence ATGGCAGAGGCTTTTATTTCCTACTCCCGCAAAGATAAAGAGTTCGTCAAAAGGCTTTATGAAGCACTCAAGCAACAAAAGCGAGATATATGGGTGGACTGGGAGGGAATTCCGTCCACGGCAGATTGGCGGAAAGAAATTTATGAAGGAATTGAAAGCACTGATAATTTTATCTTTATTATTAGTCCAAATTCAGTCGTTTCTAAAGTCTGCCGTGAAGAGATTGAACACGCCCGCAAGCACAATAAACGTTTAGTGCCAATTGTATGGCAGTATACTGAGGGTGTTCATCCCGAATTAGCCAAAATTAACTATATTTTCTTTGAGGAAAGTAATGATTTTGAGGAAGCCTTGCAATCATTACTCAAAGCCCTAGATACTGACCTAGCTCATGTTAAACAGCATACCCGCTTAATCATGCGAGCCTTGGAGTGGGATCAGAAAAAACGCAACAATAGTTACTTGCTAGAAGGTAGTGAATTAGAAGAAGTAGAGCAATGGTTCACTAAAGGGGCAGGTAAAGAACCTTTGATCACACCACTCCAACAAGAGTACATTGGCGAAAGTCGCAAAGCCCAAAGGGTACGTCACAGAACAAGATTTATTGCTTTGACTTCAGGGTTGGTAATTTCAACAGGATTAGCTATTGTTGCAGCAATTGGGTGGAAGGAGGCCATTAACCAACGGATAGAAGCACAAAAATCGGAACTCCGAGCTTTAATTTCTGCGTCAGATGCACGTTTTACCTCGAATAGAAATACAATTGATGCCTTGATAGAAGGTTTAAAAGCCGGGAAGAAACTTAAAGAACTAGATAAAGTCCAAGTCAACATTCTTGATGCTTTCATAGAAGGTTTAAAAGCCGGGAAGAAACTCAAAGAATTAGATAAAGCCAAAGCCGACATTCCAATTAAAGAACAGCAAGAGGTGATGAAGGTACTGGGACAGGCGGTTTACTGGGTAAGAGAACGCGATCGCCTCCAGGGACACAGCAATTATATCCAAAGCGTTAGTTTCAGCCCCGACGGAGAAGCGATCGCTACCGCTAGTGGAGACAACACCGTAAAACTTTGGGACAAACAGGGTCGTTTGCTGAATACTTTAAAAGGACATCCAGATCAAGTCCTCAGCGTAAGTTTCAGCCCCGATAGTCAAATTCTTGCTTCTGCCAGTTATGACGGAACAGTGAAACTTTGGAAAAAAGACGGCAACGAACTTAAAACCTTTAAAAAGCTGAATACTGCAATTCGGGTTGTAAGTTTCAGTCATGATGGTAAGATTCTTGCCTCTGGTGATGAGGACGGCATAGTGAGACTTTGGAACGTACAGGGTCAAGAACTTAATATGCTCAAGGGGCATACAGGCACAATCTATAGTTTGAGTTTCAGCCACGACGATCAAATCCTTGCCTCTGCCAGTTATGACCGCACTGTAAAACTGTGGAACAAAGACGGTAAGCAACTTAAGACCCTGGAAAAACAAGATAGTACAGTCACTAGTGTAAGTTTTAGTTCTGACGATACTCTTGCCTCTGCTAGTTTAAGTGGAACAGTGAAACTTTGGAATCCTGATGGTAAATTTCTTTCAAGTCTTAAGAGATCAGAACCACAGAGTAGTCCCATCTACAGCGTCAGTTTCAGTCCCGATGGTCATACCCTTGCCACGGCTAATAATGATAACAGCGTGACACTATGGCAGAGAAATGGCCAGGAACTTACTACCTTCACAGGACACAGTGGTGGAGTCAATCAAGTTACTTTCAGCCCCGATGGCCGTACCCTTGCATCTGCTAGTCAAGATAAGACGGTAAAACTATGGCAAATTGATCGCCCTTGGCAGACAATTCTCTCTGGACATCAGGCTGGTGTCAATCGCGTCAACTTCTCACCCGATGGTAAAGAGATCGCTACCGCCAGTGATGACGGAACAGTGAAACTCTGGAATCAGCAGGGTAAGCAGATTAAATCGCTGAAGAAGATCAGTAACTCCAAAATCTGGGATGTGAATTTTAGCCCCGATGGTCAGATAATTGCTGCTGTCAGTTCTAACGAAGGGGTGGTGAGACTGTGGAATCGCCAAGGTCAGTTACTGAATATTTTATTAAAGCATAGCGATCGCATCCAGAGTGTGAGTTTCAGTCCAGACAGCAAGATAATTGCCACCTCCAGTGATGACAAAACGGTGAAACTTTGGAATCAGCAGGGTCAGTTGCTTAAAACTTTAAACCATAACGCAGCTGTCTATAGCGTCAGTTTTAGTCGAGACGGCAAGATAATCGCTACTAGTAGTGAAGACAAAACAGTAAAACTCTGGAATCAGCAAGGTCAGTTACTTAGAACTTTAAACCATAACGCTGCTGTTTACAGCGTCAGCTTTAGCCCTGATAGTCAGGCCCTTGCCAGTGCTGGTGCAGATGATAGAGTAAAACTTTGGCAGATTGACGGTCGTGCGATCGGCAGTCTGGATGGGCATCTTGCTGCAATTTGGCAAGTAACTTTTAGCCCTGATGGTCAGATGATAGCCACTGCTAGTGATGATAAAACAGTGAAACTTTGGCACAAAGACGGAACTTTGATTATTACTCTGACCGGTCATGGTGGTGAGGTGAATGGAATCAGTTTCAGCCCAGATGGTAAGACTCTCGTTTCTGGCAGTAAAGATGGTACAGCTATTTTGTGGAATGTGGAAAACCTCACTCTAGATAATTTGATGGGGCGTGGGTGCGATTGGCTGCATGATTATCTAGCCAATAATTCTCAAGGTCAAAGCGATCTTTGTGATGGAGTTAAAACTCAGGCTAAATATTGA
- a CDS encoding peptidoglycan-binding protein — protein sequence MAKKSTGWVPDYPDFRDYRMDEIDQKLTITVQDVQINDDDSQSSIEELFELLNSIKNGLKVEEPIKNTLDEKFKNFGQKISKGFKLINAKAIKEQIFLAPGCAGKEVYNLQRKLLKLSSYENKFEICIEEIKNLKKAFEELDYIEYGYFGKNTNEAVKLFKKIFSLASDDKVDSVVDKITLYTLNQVLEILENIKIETNYPDEVKKLGMFDEEIKKIQIKLNRLGYLNNLGENNGAIQGFFDYLTQDAVQEFQKQNCSQYNLEVDGIVDDNTNKALDSLAQNYNNQQKKAYGDEQVKKLQQLLRELGEFDGQVTGYCGLQTKIAIESFQAKYGLVVDGLVDSPKTLEVLNYLVLLKKQQQLVLPASSSIHISLYEIILRVFEIFEFKAEDFVSEKGFQVVTDSDKSDISQHQRVLKRSIDMMVKLVAQLISPLAQHRNLEKAVRDGLEKLDQYFNKSEYVNCIRKDNIELSRRMRYTQISFTKSNSYTVNKKSFQQDFLGKSSTFSPEENEKNLFKDWDFNPLSLYIALSTILNLKLSLKNIKETSEHKDIKDRITTSFNKIDNIFKSLKNLEVSLKNYNPPDQDEENSKNKHKNLRTIIQILPELQDEQNELQKNLEFQSDLQLLVQGNLQKCIIPKQKEGIDGKIVYLLMPEFVDLSFWCSPVEDQGSLDSCTAHAGVALMEYFEKRSFDRYVDASRLFLYKATRNLMHRQGDAGASLRETMKAMALFGVPPEEYWPYTEDNFDEEPTPFCYSFGQSYQTLKYFRLNPLGTTEDILLFRIKTALAAGFPCAFGFTMYYSIEDLNPSGHIPYPVKNDKVKGGHAVVAVGYDDHKIIENADGSRRSQGALLIRNSWGTDWGEGGYGWLPYDYVLEGLTNDWWSLLKSKWFETGHFGLGANNLGGGDPPNRPR from the coding sequence GTGGCTAAAAAATCAACAGGCTGGGTACCAGACTACCCCGATTTTCGAGACTACCGCATGGACGAAATAGATCAGAAGTTAACGATCACAGTTCAAGATGTCCAGATAAATGATGATGATTCACAAAGTAGTATAGAAGAATTATTTGAGTTATTAAATTCAATTAAAAATGGACTAAAAGTAGAAGAACCTATCAAAAATACACTTGATGAAAAGTTTAAAAACTTTGGACAAAAGATAAGTAAAGGTTTTAAACTAATCAATGCTAAAGCTATTAAAGAACAAATATTTTTAGCACCTGGTTGTGCAGGTAAGGAAGTCTATAATCTTCAACGGAAGTTGCTGAAGTTGAGTAGTTACGAGAATAAATTCGAAATTTGTATAGAGGAGATAAAAAATTTAAAAAAAGCTTTTGAAGAATTAGATTATATAGAATATGGTTATTTTGGTAAAAATACGAATGAGGCAGTAAAACTATTCAAAAAGATTTTTTCACTTGCATCAGATGACAAGGTTGATAGTGTTGTGGATAAAATTACACTCTATACTTTAAATCAAGTTTTAGAGATTCTAGAAAATATAAAAATAGAAACAAATTATCCAGATGAAGTCAAAAAGCTGGGAATGTTTGATGAAGAAATTAAAAAAATTCAAATAAAACTGAATAGACTAGGTTATCTCAATAATTTAGGAGAAAATAACGGGGCAATTCAAGGATTCTTTGATTATCTAACACAAGATGCAGTTCAAGAATTCCAAAAACAGAATTGTTCACAATATAATTTAGAAGTTGATGGGATAGTTGACGATAATACAAACAAAGCTCTAGATTCTCTAGCTCAAAACTATAACAACCAACAGAAAAAAGCTTACGGAGATGAGCAAGTTAAAAAACTACAGCAACTTTTACGTGAATTAGGGGAATTTGATGGACAAGTAACAGGATATTGCGGATTACAAACAAAGATAGCAATCGAATCATTTCAAGCTAAATATGGACTAGTGGTAGATGGTCTAGTTGATTCGCCAAAAACCTTGGAAGTATTAAATTACCTAGTTTTGCTAAAAAAACAACAGCAGTTAGTTTTACCTGCATCCTCATCAATACACATAAGCCTTTATGAAATCATTTTAAGAGTTTTTGAAATTTTTGAATTTAAGGCTGAAGATTTTGTTAGCGAAAAAGGGTTTCAAGTAGTCACAGATAGTGATAAATCTGATATTAGTCAACACCAGCGTGTACTGAAGCGATCAATTGATATGATGGTTAAATTAGTTGCTCAACTAATTTCTCCTTTAGCTCAACATAGAAATCTTGAAAAAGCTGTACGAGATGGCTTAGAAAAGCTAGATCAATACTTCAATAAATCGGAATACGTTAACTGTATTCGTAAAGATAATATAGAACTTTCTAGGCGAATGAGGTACACCCAAATCTCTTTTACCAAGTCTAATAGCTATACTGTAAACAAAAAATCTTTTCAGCAAGATTTTTTGGGAAAATCTAGTACTTTCTCGCCAGAGGAAAACGAAAAAAACTTATTTAAAGACTGGGATTTTAATCCACTGTCTTTATATATAGCTCTTTCAACAATTTTAAATTTAAAACTATCCCTGAAGAATATTAAAGAAACAAGTGAACACAAGGATATCAAGGATAGAATAACAACCTCTTTTAATAAGATAGATAATATATTTAAATCTCTCAAAAATTTAGAGGTAAGTTTAAAAAATTATAATCCTCCAGATCAGGACGAAGAAAACTCAAAAAATAAACATAAAAATCTTAGAACAATTATCCAAATACTACCAGAACTCCAAGATGAACAAAATGAGTTGCAGAAAAACCTGGAGTTTCAAAGTGATTTACAACTTTTGGTACAAGGTAATTTACAGAAATGTATTATACCAAAACAAAAAGAAGGAATAGATGGTAAGATCGTATATCTATTAATGCCAGAATTTGTAGATTTAAGCTTTTGGTGTTCCCCAGTTGAAGACCAAGGGTCATTGGATTCATGTACAGCACACGCTGGTGTTGCTTTAATGGAGTACTTTGAGAAAAGAAGTTTTGATAGATATGTCGATGCTTCTCGACTCTTTCTTTACAAAGCAACACGCAATCTTATGCATCGTCAAGGTGATGCAGGGGCATCTCTTCGGGAAACTATGAAGGCAATGGCATTATTTGGCGTGCCTCCAGAAGAGTACTGGCCATATACAGAAGACAACTTTGATGAGGAACCAACCCCTTTTTGTTATTCTTTTGGTCAAAGTTATCAAACGCTGAAATACTTCCGTCTCAATCCTTTGGGCACTACAGAAGATATACTGTTATTCCGAATTAAAACAGCTTTAGCTGCTGGTTTTCCCTGCGCCTTTGGGTTTACTATGTATTACTCAATTGAGGATTTAAACCCAAGTGGTCATATTCCATACCCAGTTAAAAACGATAAGGTAAAAGGAGGTCATGCCGTTGTTGCAGTTGGCTACGACGACCATAAAATAATAGAAAACGCTGATGGAAGTAGACGATCGCAAGGAGCATTGCTAATCAGAAACTCTTGGGGAACCGATTGGGGTGAAGGGGGCTATGGTTGGCTTCCTTATGACTACGTATTAGAAGGGTTGACAAATGATTGGTGGTCGCTGCTCAAGTCTAAGTGGTTTGAGACAGGACACTTCGGCTTAGGAGCAAACAATTTGGGTGGAGGAGATCCACCTAATAGGCCAAGGTAG
- a CDS encoding MinD/ParA family protein, with protein MSEIISIHSFRGGTGKSNVTSNLAALIARSGKRVGIVDTDIQSPGIHVLFGLEQERIRYTLNDYLWGRCQIEEAVYDVSAILKQKQTFFGRQGSVHLIPSSIKMSDISRILREGYDARRLNDGLHNLVRRLKLDYLLIDTHPGINEETLLSIILSDVLVLILRPDKQDYQGTAVAIDVARKLEVPKMLIVINKALPSLDFKELGKRVENTYKTPVAGILPVCEEMFELGSGGIFCLRYPDHSWTQKISAIAKQITGSGARLFAK; from the coding sequence ATGTCTGAAATTATTTCTATTCACTCATTCCGAGGCGGAACTGGTAAGTCAAACGTCACGAGTAATCTTGCTGCCCTAATCGCTCGTTCTGGAAAGCGAGTCGGGATAGTTGATACAGATATCCAATCTCCTGGAATCCACGTTCTATTTGGTCTTGAACAAGAGCGAATCCGCTACACCTTAAACGATTATCTCTGGGGTCGTTGTCAAATTGAAGAAGCCGTTTATGACGTTAGCGCAATTCTCAAACAAAAACAAACATTTTTTGGTCGCCAGGGAAGTGTTCATCTAATTCCTTCCAGCATTAAGATGAGTGACATTTCTCGAATCTTGCGCGAGGGCTATGACGCACGTCGCCTGAATGATGGTTTACATAATCTAGTTCGTCGTTTAAAACTTGACTATCTGTTGATTGATACTCATCCTGGCATTAACGAAGAAACATTGCTATCTATTATTCTTTCTGATGTCTTGGTGCTGATTCTTCGTCCAGATAAACAGGATTATCAGGGTACAGCAGTAGCGATAGATGTTGCTCGTAAGTTAGAAGTACCTAAAATGCTAATAGTGATCAACAAAGCTCTGCCATCTTTAGATTTCAAAGAGTTAGGAAAACGAGTGGAGAATACTTACAAAACCCCTGTGGCTGGAATACTCCCTGTTTGTGAAGAGATGTTTGAATTAGGTAGTGGTGGAATCTTTTGTTTGCGGTATCCAGATCATTCATGGACTCAAAAAATTAGTGCGATCGCTAAACAAATCACTGGTTCTGGAGCCAGATTGTTTGCCAAATAA